The Polyangium spumosum genome includes a window with the following:
- the rtcR gene encoding RNA repair transcriptional activator RtcR has protein sequence MSSRPLVVFGILGTSLDAGKGPARWEKWRPTVALCQHEDLLVSRLVLLAEPRAGDLASQVEEDVRHASPDTIVERISVTWKDAWDFEEVYGSLHDIAHAYPWKSEREDYLVHLTTGTHVAQICLFLLTEARYFPGRVIQTSPPRKEGRGGPGTYTVVDLDLSRYDRIASRFSRERREGQSFLKAGIDTKNASFNRLIERVEEVAKASRAPMLLMGPTGAGKSQLAARIYELKKARRQIGGEFVPVNCATLRGDAAMATLFGHKKGAYTGAVADRPGLLRKADGGLLFLDEIGELGLDEQAMLLRAIEQKAFYPVGADQEVKSDFLLIAGTNRDLGARAARGDFREDLYARINLWTFRLPALCERPEDIEPNLDYELELAARLLGVNVTMNRAAREAFLDFAVSPRALWSGNFRDLNACVTRMATLAHGGRITKEIVAEEIERLELSWTSGRVHLQSGVSGSGGVLVEVLGPAASAKLDRFDRAQLEEVLRVCRASRTLSEAGRVLFAESRKERTSVNDADRLRKYLARFGLDWHAASGRSA, from the coding sequence ATGTCTTCGCGCCCCCTCGTCGTCTTCGGCATCCTCGGCACCTCGCTCGACGCGGGCAAAGGCCCTGCGCGCTGGGAGAAGTGGCGCCCCACGGTCGCGCTTTGCCAGCACGAGGACCTGCTCGTGAGCCGCCTCGTCCTGCTCGCCGAGCCCCGCGCGGGCGACCTCGCCTCGCAGGTCGAGGAGGACGTCCGCCACGCCTCCCCCGACACGATCGTCGAGCGAATCTCGGTCACCTGGAAGGACGCCTGGGATTTCGAGGAGGTTTATGGCTCCCTCCACGACATCGCCCACGCGTACCCCTGGAAAAGCGAACGCGAGGATTACCTCGTCCACCTCACGACGGGCACGCACGTCGCGCAGATCTGCCTCTTCCTTCTCACGGAGGCCCGGTATTTCCCCGGCCGCGTCATTCAAACCTCCCCGCCCCGCAAGGAGGGCCGCGGCGGGCCGGGCACCTATACCGTCGTCGACCTCGACCTCTCCCGGTACGATCGTATTGCCTCGCGCTTCTCCCGCGAGCGCCGCGAGGGACAGAGCTTCCTCAAGGCTGGCATCGACACCAAGAATGCCTCCTTCAATCGCCTCATCGAGCGCGTCGAGGAGGTCGCCAAGGCCTCCCGCGCCCCCATGCTCCTCATGGGCCCCACGGGCGCCGGCAAGAGCCAGCTCGCCGCGCGTATCTACGAGCTCAAGAAGGCCCGCCGCCAGATCGGGGGCGAGTTTGTCCCGGTAAACTGCGCCACGCTCCGCGGCGACGCGGCCATGGCCACGCTCTTCGGGCACAAGAAGGGCGCGTACACCGGCGCCGTCGCCGATCGCCCGGGCCTCTTGCGCAAGGCCGACGGCGGCCTCCTCTTCCTCGACGAGATCGGCGAGCTCGGCCTCGACGAGCAGGCCATGCTCCTCCGCGCGATCGAGCAAAAGGCGTTTTATCCCGTCGGCGCCGACCAGGAGGTCAAGAGTGATTTCCTCCTCATCGCCGGCACGAACCGCGACCTCGGCGCCCGGGCCGCGCGCGGCGATTTCCGCGAGGATTTATACGCCCGTATCAACCTCTGGACCTTCCGCCTCCCGGCCCTCTGCGAGCGGCCCGAGGACATCGAGCCGAACCTCGATTACGAGCTCGAGCTCGCCGCGCGCCTGCTCGGCGTCAACGTCACCATGAACCGCGCCGCGCGCGAGGCCTTCCTCGATTTCGCCGTCTCTCCGCGCGCCCTCTGGAGCGGCAATTTTCGCGACCTCAACGCCTGCGTCACCCGCATGGCCACGCTCGCGCACGGCGGCCGCATCACGAAGGAGATCGTCGCCGAGGAGATCGAGCGACTCGAGCTCTCCTGGACGAGCGGCCGCGTTCACTTGCAGAGTGGCGTGTCCGGCTCCGGCGGCGTCCTCGTCGAGGTCCTCGGCCCCGCGGCCTCCGCGAAGCTCGATCGATTCGATCGCGCGCAGCTCGAGGAGGTCCTGCGCGTCTGCCGCGCCTCGCGCACCCTCAGCGAGGCGGGCCGCGTGCTCTTCGCCGAGTCGCGCAAGGAGCGCACCTCCGTCAACGACGCCGATCGATTGCGCAAATACCTCGCCCGCTTCGGCCTCGACTGGCACGCGGCGAGCGGGCGCTCGGCTTGA
- a CDS encoding sulfite exporter TauE/SafE family protein, which produces MPLVSQDLGFSGQHPLALAALFCVGLLASAINAVAGGGSLLSFPVLVALGVPPLAANATNSVALWPGSLASAYGFRDQLSRTKPHLRYLTLPTVTGALLGAWLLTHTPQRLFDFVVPLLVLLATLLLAFQGRIRKVVLGKKTRVPAALGVFLQFLVAVYGGYFGAGMGIVMLAVFGLFIEGTLHELNAMKAWLGVAINLVASMFFLGEGLLWLVPGFSVMAGAIAGGYLSARLSQRIDPDKLRRAVVALGFVMTAWFFRAAFQA; this is translated from the coding sequence ATGCCGCTCGTCTCCCAGGACCTCGGTTTTTCCGGACAGCACCCGCTCGCCCTCGCCGCCCTCTTTTGCGTGGGCCTCCTGGCTTCGGCGATCAACGCCGTCGCCGGCGGCGGCTCCCTCCTCTCCTTTCCGGTCCTCGTCGCGCTCGGCGTCCCCCCGCTCGCGGCGAACGCCACGAATTCGGTGGCGCTCTGGCCTGGCTCGCTCGCCAGCGCGTATGGCTTCCGCGACCAGCTCTCGAGGACGAAGCCGCATTTGCGATACCTCACCCTCCCCACCGTGACGGGCGCCCTCCTCGGCGCGTGGCTGCTCACGCACACGCCCCAGCGGCTCTTCGATTTCGTCGTCCCGCTCCTCGTCCTCCTCGCCACGCTGCTCCTCGCCTTCCAGGGCCGCATCCGCAAGGTCGTGCTCGGCAAAAAGACGCGGGTCCCCGCCGCGCTCGGGGTCTTTTTGCAATTCCTGGTCGCCGTCTACGGCGGGTATTTCGGGGCCGGCATGGGCATCGTGATGCTCGCGGTCTTCGGCCTCTTCATCGAGGGCACGCTGCACGAGCTCAACGCCATGAAGGCCTGGCTCGGCGTGGCCATCAACCTCGTCGCCTCGATGTTTTTCCTCGGCGAGGGCCTGCTCTGGCTCGTGCCGGGTTTCTCCGTGATGGCCGGCGCGATCGCGGGCGGCTACCTCTCGGCGCGCCTCTCGCAGCGCATCGACCCCGACAAACTGCGCCGTGCCGTCGTGGCCCTCGGCTTCGTCATGACGGCCTGGTTTTTCCGGGCCGCATTCCAGGCCTGA
- a CDS encoding HdeD family acid-resistance protein has product MMQPPEGPVDRTRMTAAGLVDDVVRRNRAWFFGLGAAFMVLGVLLILMPLLASLLTALVIGWVMALAGLFQGFHAVRARGWRGASWSLVSAVLLVVAGLLVVAFPVTGTVTLTLTLAAFFAANGVVKLFRAVQNRHIPAWGWLFFDGLVSLALGVLIFAGWPSTAAWALGLLVGIDLLLGGTSMVLIGLGAGSVGGAGRLTTTARP; this is encoded by the coding sequence ATGATGCAACCTCCGGAAGGGCCGGTCGACAGGACCCGCATGACGGCGGCCGGGCTCGTCGACGACGTGGTGCGGAGAAACCGCGCTTGGTTTTTTGGGCTCGGCGCGGCGTTCATGGTGCTCGGCGTTCTCTTGATTCTCATGCCGCTGCTCGCCTCGCTGCTCACCGCGCTCGTGATCGGCTGGGTCATGGCGCTCGCGGGCCTCTTCCAGGGGTTTCACGCGGTCCGGGCCCGCGGCTGGCGAGGCGCGTCGTGGTCGCTCGTCAGCGCGGTCTTGCTCGTGGTCGCCGGCCTCCTCGTGGTGGCCTTCCCGGTGACGGGCACGGTGACCCTGACCTTGACGCTCGCCGCGTTTTTCGCGGCAAACGGCGTGGTCAAGCTCTTCCGGGCCGTGCAGAACCGCCATATCCCCGCCTGGGGTTGGCTGTTTTTTGACGGCCTCGTCTCCCTGGCGCTCGGCGTGCTCATCTTCGCGGGCTGGCCGAGCACGGCCGCGTGGGCGCTCGGATTGCTCGTCGGGATCGATTTGCTGCTCGGCGGGACCTCGATGGTCCTCATCGGCCTCGGCGCGGGCAGCGTCGGCGGCGCGGGGCGGCTGACGACGACGGCGCGGCCTTGA